The following are from one region of the Paraglaciecola sp. L1A13 genome:
- a CDS encoding isoamylase early set domain-containing protein, with product MAFKKQYLKSKPVCKVTFKLTKEEAKAADSVSIVGDFNNWDKSSTVMKKLKNGSFSASMDLPVETDYQFRYLLDGKVYENDWQADAYQTSPMSTEENSVIKL from the coding sequence ATGGCTTTTAAGAAACAATATTTAAAATCGAAACCTGTTTGTAAGGTCACGTTCAAGCTCACCAAGGAAGAAGCAAAAGCAGCGGATTCAGTTAGTATTGTTGGCGATTTCAATAACTGGGACAAAAGTTCGACAGTGATGAAAAAGCTCAAAAATGGTAGTTTTTCTGCCTCTATGGATTTACCAGTAGAAACGGATTATCAATTTCGCTATTTGCTAGATGGCAAAGTATACGAAAATGATTGGCAGGCCGACGCTTACCAGACGTCTCCAATGTCAACTGAAGAAAATTCAGTTATTAAACTTTGA